Genomic window (Salinibacterium sp. M195):
CAGCGCGACAGCTCCGCGATCGAGTTGCAGCTCGGCAACGCGCGTGGCAGTGTCGGCGACACGCTCGAGCGGGCGTAACGCAAACCGCACCGCGATTGCGCCGACGATCGCCGCGATCGCTAAGGCAAGCACTCCAATGCCGACCACCACCGCTGTCAACTGCACAACTGTGGCACGCACATCGGCAAGAGGGAGAGCGACGAGGAGCATCTCTCCACCAACAGGGGTTTTCGACAGTACGACGCGATAGTCGCCGAGTTCGCTGCCCAGATTCACCGTAACCGGTTCGTCGATGCGAGTGAGGTCGGCGAGAGTTGCCAGTTGTGCTTCTGTGAGTGGAGTGGATGATCCGTTTTTGCCCAACACCCCCGCTGTAACGTCTCCGCTGGACGAGATTAGACCGGCGAGCGTTCCTTCGCGCTGACCTGGCAACGCCAGAAAGTCTCGCGTGGGTGGAGGCTTTTGGTTGTTCCCACCAGGGCGGCCGTCGAGCGCACCCTGAGAGCGGCCAGTGGCAGAGGTCAATTGCGTGTCGAGACGATTGACGAGAAACCCTTGGAGGGCCAACACGCTCACGACGCCGATAACTAGCGCGGCGAGCGCGATGAGTGCCGTTGTGCCGAGCACTAATCGATTACGCAAGCTGAGCTTCGGGCGGCCGTTCTGTGCCTTCAGGCCGTTTTGGCCGGTCATTCTGGCGTCCGCAACATATACCCGACACCGCGAACTGTCTGGATCATGGGCGGACCAAGAACGTCAATCTTCTTCCGGAGATAGGAAATATAGATCTCGACGACACTTGCCTTGCCTCCGAAGTCGTAGCTCCACACTCTGTCGAGTATCTGAGCACGGCTGAGCACGCGTCGCGGATTACGCATGAGGTAGCGCAACAATTCGAATTCTGTGGCTGTGAGCTCGACTTTGGTCCCTGCTCGGGCGACCTCGTACGTGCTCTCATCGAGCGAGAGGTCGCCAACCTCGATCACGGGGTCGGCATCACCAGCAATGGTGAGCGCTGATCGGCGAAGAAGCGCTCGAAGCCGAGCGACAAGCTCCTCCAAGCTGAACGGCTTAGTTACATAGTCGTCGCCGCCAACCGTGAGGCCAGCAACTCGATCCTCAACAGAGTCTTTAGCCGTGAGAAAAAGAATCGGGGTCTGGATGCCGTCAGCCCGCAATCGTGTGAGCACTGCAAGCCCATCGAGACCCGGCATCATGATGTCGAGGACGATCACGTCGGGTCGAAATTCTCGAATTGTGGTGAGAGCTTGCTGTCCGTCAGAGGCGAGCCGAACATCCCATCCCTCGTAGCGAAGCGCCATAGACAGAAGGTCGGTGAGGGAATCCTCATCGTCAACGACGACGGCGCGAATGGCAGTGCCGTCGGCTCTGCTCAAACGCGGCTGCGCCTGGACCGCAGGAAGGTGACGTGACTGATTCATGTCTCTAGTTATTCGGAGTTTCCTATGAAATTTCTGAGAACGGTGCTAGCACGCGGAGTAAATCACTCCTACGAAGGTTCTGGGGCGGCACTCAGG
Coding sequences:
- a CDS encoding response regulator transcription factor; translation: MNQSRHLPAVQAQPRLSRADGTAIRAVVVDDEDSLTDLLSMALRYEGWDVRLASDGQQALTTIREFRPDVIVLDIMMPGLDGLAVLTRLRADGIQTPILFLTAKDSVEDRVAGLTVGGDDYVTKPFSLEELVARLRALLRRSALTIAGDADPVIEVGDLSLDESTYEVARAGTKVELTATEFELLRYLMRNPRRVLSRAQILDRVWSYDFGGKASVVEIYISYLRKKIDVLGPPMIQTVRGVGYMLRTPE